The Ruminococcaceae bacterium R-25 DNA segment CTTTGATATTGTTAACTCTTTAGTTTTCATATTGGAAATTTTGATGGTCTTATTTTGTTGTGGTGCAGTAAAAAAACACAATTGGATATCAATGGCATTATCTGTTTTCTTTGCGTTCAGCTGTTTTTGGTTATTCCAGCCCAGTTTTGGTGAAGCAAATCTCTGGTTGGATGGATCGATTAATTACCTGTGGCCATCGGTGCTGTTTTTGTTTTATTTGCTGGGCTTCTTAAAGCTGAATGTTGCCGGCAAGATATCAGATAAAACTAATATTAATATATTTTATATTTTAGTTAGTATTGTTGTAGGTGCATCGCATGAGATAGTCGGCATAACTTCAGTTGGTCTTTTTGCCTTTACATTACTTAGATTTATCGTAAAGAAAATGAAGTTCAATGTCTGGATGTTCTTGTCATTTGCATGCAATCTTGCAGGCTTCTTATTCGTTGTGTCTTCACCTGGAGAATTAAATAAAAAACTGATGTTAGACTTTAGCTTTGAGAATATTAAATTCTTTTTGTGGAAAACAATGGTGTGGATTGATATCGCTAATAGAATGCTTCCACTTGTTGTAATCTATATAATTTTGTTTCTCATTGCAGTTCTTATGCATGTCAGAAAGGATATACTTGAAATTGCAGTCATGCTTTTCCTGCTTTCAGGAATAGCTTTCTTCCCATTTTTATTCGGAGCTTATCTCGCAGGCAGATGTGCATTCCTGGTAACTGATATTCTTATTGTCGGGTCTATTGTCCTGTTAAGAGAGATTGCAGTACAGAAAAAGAAGGGAAAAGCTATTGCAGCTGTTTTTATTGCCGGCGTTTTTGTCTACATGATTCCTGTGACTATAACCGGCATCAAAGATCTTAACGCAAGTTACCGTTTCAGTCAGAATAATGTAGAAACAATACTTAAAGCCAAGGCCGAAGGTGTTTCTGTTGTTGCAATACCAGATATCTCACACGAAAATGTCAGCGATATCAGTTCTCTTTGTAATATAGGGTTTGTTGGTCACGAATCAATTGACGATTGGCCGAATACGGATATTGCCAAATACTATGGCGTTGAAAATGTATATTACAGTGGAGTGGACATAGAAATCTAGCAAATTGGATTTTTGTGGAAATATACAGTTCCAGCGAAGTTGACAACGGACGAGGCAATGATGTACTATTGCCTCGTTAATTGCGATGACGGAGACCCTAGTAGTCGTGGTAAGTCGCCTTCAGAGAGCTTTGTCCCCAGGCTGAAAGACAAGCGGAAAGAGGCCATTGACGAATAACAACTCTAACAGCATACCGGTATAAAGAGATTTCGCTTTATTTGGCGAAGTAAATCAGGTGGCACCGCGGACATGTATTGTTCGTCCTGAACTTAAAGGAGATTTAAGTTCGGGGCGTTTTTTGTTTCCCCGAAGAAAGGATTGGAATATGGCAAACCAGTACAGAGACAGGATCATCAGCTCGCTGTCCGAGAAGGACGTAGGTCAGGAACTCAGAGTATGCGGCTGGATCGAGAACATCAGAGACCACGGTGGCGTATCTTTCATCGACTTGAGAGATATGTACGGCACACTGCAGGTCGTTATGCGTGATACATCTCTTCTCGACGGACTCGTAAAAGAAGAGTGCATCTCCATTCAGGGTAAGATCGAGCACAGAGACGAAGAGACATATAACCCCAAGATCGCTACAGGTACGATAGAGCTTGAGGCTCATTCAGTTGATGTTCTTGGTAAAGTTTACAGCCAGCTTCCTTTCGAGATCATGACATCAAAGGAAATCAGAGAGGACGTAAGACTTAAGTACCGTTATCTCGACCTCAGAAACCAGAAGGTTAAGGACAACATCATCTTCAGATCCAATGTTATTGCTTTCTTGAGACAGAAGATGACTGAGATGGGATTCCTCGAAATCCAGACTCCTATCCTTACCTCATCTTCACCCGAGGGCGCAAGAGACTATATCGTTCCTTCCAGAAAGTGGAAGGGCAAGTTCTATGCGCTCCCGCAGGCTCCTCAGCAGTTCAAGCAGCTTCTGATGGTTTCAGGATTTGATAAGTATTTCCAGATCGCTCCCTGCTTCAGAGATGAGGATGCAAGAGCAGACAGATCACCGGGAGAGTTCTATCAGTTAGACTTCGAGATGTCTTTTGCTACACAGGAAGACGTCTTCAGAGCAGGTGAGGAAGTCCTCACAGCAACATTTGAAAAGTTCGCACCTGAGGGCGCAGTTGTTACATCTGCACCTTATCCGGTAATCTCCTACAAGCAGGCTATGGAAGAGTTCGGTTCAGATAAGCCCGACCTCAGAAACCCTCTCAGGATCAAGGACGTTACAGAGTTCTTCTCCAGATGCACATTCAAGGCTTTCCACGGAAAGACAGTACGTGCTATCAACGTTCACGCAAAGCTCTCAAAGGGCCAGCATGAGAAGATGCTCAAGTTCGCTCAGGATGACCTCGGAATGGGCGGCTTAGGTTACCTCGAAGTCCTCGAAGATATGAGCTACAAGGGACCTATCGACAAGTTCATTCCTGATGAAATGAAGGCTGAACTTAAGGATCTTGCAGGCCTCCAGGCAGGCGATACGATCTTCTTCATCGCTGATAACGAGGCTCGTGCAAACGAGTGCGCAGGCAAGATCAGAAACGAGCTTGGCGCAAGACTCGACCTCATCGAGAAGAACGCTTTCAGATTCTGCTTCGTCAACGACTTCCCTATGTATGAATGGGATACAGAGACAAAGAAATATATCTTCACTCACAATCCTTTCTCAATGCCTCAGGGCGGCCTTGAAGCTCTTAATACAAAGAAGCCTGAAGAGATCCTCGCTTACCAGTACGACATCGTATGCAACGGTATAGAGCTCTCATCCGGCGCTGTAAGAAACCACGACTTGGAGATCATGAAGAAGGCTTTCGAGATCGCAGGATACTCCGAAGAAGAACTTAAGACCAAGTTCGGCGCGCTCTACGGCGCATTCCAGTTCGGCGCTCCGCCGCACGCTGGTATGGCTCCGGGCGTTGACCGTATGATCATGATCCTCCGTGGCGAAGAGAACATCAGAGAAGTAATCGCATTCCCTATGAACGGTAATGCCCAGGATCTCCTCTGCGGCGCTCCGGGCGAAGTTACAGAACAGCAGCTCAGAGAGACACACATCAAGATCAGACAGTAATGAAAGTTTATTTCCTGACATTAGGATGCAGAGTTAATCAATACGAAACAGATGCCGCAAGGCGTCTGTTTCTTGATAATGGGCACGAAAATGCAGACACTCCCGAAGAGGCTGATGTCTGCATTGTAAACACCTGTTCCGTAACAGGCGAAGCCGACAGGAAGTCGTCCCAGATGTTAAGGAGAATGGCCAAGAATAACCCGAATGCGGTTATCGTTGCGATGGGATGTGCTTCGGAGTTAAAGAACGGTGATGTTGCAGCCGACATCGTTATCGGAACCAGGGACAAGAATACTGTCGTATCAAAGGTCGAAGAGTTTCTCGCAGCGCGCGAAAACAAAGAGTTAAACCACATTACCAGCCACACAAGGCCTGAAGTCAGCAAGACCGATACTTACCACGATTTCGGCACAGTCTTGTCTCCTGAAGGAACAAGGGCGTTCATAAAGGTAGAAGACGGCTGCAACAACTTCTGCACATACTGCGTTATCCCTTATGCAAGGGGCAGGGTCGTCTCGCGTTCTGAAGAGTCATGCATCAGGGAAGCAGAGTATCTTGTTGAGAATGGCTTTAAGGAGATAATCGTCTCCGGTATCCACCTTTGTTCTTACGGCAAGGACCAGGGCAGGGACATAACTGCACTTCTGGATCTTTTGAAGAAGATAGATGCAATTCCCGGTCTTGAGAGATTAAGACTCGGCTCATTAGAACCCAAGTCCATGACCCCTGAATTCATCAGCGGTCTTAAGGAACTTAAGTACCTTTGCCCGCACTTCCATCTCTCGCTCCAGTCAGGATCGGATACGGTCTTAAGGCGCATGAACAGGAAGTATACGACATCTGAATACGAAGACAGGGTAAAGGCTTTAAGAGCCGAATTTCCTGACATGTCGCTTACGACTGACATCATCACAGGGTTCCCGGAAGAGACTGAAGCAGAGTTCGAAGAGACCATTGAATATGCTAAAAAGCTTAAGTTTGCCAAGATCCATGTTTTCCCGTATTCGGTAAGGGAAGGCACAAAGGCGGCAGATATGCCCCAGATCGACATGAGCATAAGAAAAGCCCGTGCCAAGAGGCTCATTGAGGTATCTTCAAAGCTCGAAGCAGAGTTTGCTGCTTCCATGATTGGCAAGGAAGCCGAGATCCTGATAGAGAAGATCGAAGATTTGGACGGCAGGCTGACAGCCGAGGGCTATACGGCCAATTACATAAGGGCTTTCCTGGATGTTTCCGGCAGGGATCTTAAGCGCGGAGACATTATCAGGGGCGTTGTTACAGGTTCTGAAAACGAGACTTGTACCTTAAGTTTTTCTTAATTTCGCGAATTTTTCCTAAATCTTAATAACTTTTTACTTTTACTGTGATAGAATGAAAACATCGGAGATTACTTCGTTTGGAGGTTCCCTGTGGACAGCAACACGGCAAAATTCGATTTATCAGGTGATAGAACGGCTGATGTACACGCACTCATGTCGTATGTTTTGAGCGCGCTTAAGGAGAAGGGTTATAACCCTATCAATCAGCTTGTCGGTTACTTCATTTCCGGCGATCCTACCTATATCACCAACTATAAGGGCGCCAGAGGCCTCATCAAGCGCATTGACCGTGATGAGCTTTTGGAGGTAATCATCAACGATTATTGCTCCAGACTGTAAAAGAGCATAGATAACAAGTATAATTATGAGGCGGCGTGAAAGCCGCCTTTATTTTTCGAATAAATTTCGGGAGGAAGACTTGATGGGCAAAGCAGCCGGCAGGGTAATGGGCATAGACTTCGGTACAAGGCATATTGGTATCGCGGTTTCCGATGAATTGAGGGTAATAGCCAAGGGCATTGAGACCGTTAACTGGAACGGAGAAGATCCCGAATGGGCTTTAAACCGTATCTGCGAGATCATCAAGGAGATGGAAGTAAATGCCATCGTGCTCGGAATGCCTGCCAGGACTGACGGAACTAGGTCTGCCACACAGGACAAGGCCGAAGAATTCGGAGCTGAGCTTGCCAAAAGATGCGGCATCGAACCTATCTATAAGGATGAGCGCTTTACGACGGTCTTAGCTTCCAGATACCTTCACGAGAGCAATATCAAAGCCAAGAAGCAGAAGAAGGTCATAGACCAGGTGGCAGCAGAGATAATTCTTCAGGACTACCTCAATGTGCTGTAACCATAATATGCTATAATAAAATATTATGGTTTTCGCTAACTTTTAAACCAAAACAAGGAGAATAACATGGCTGATAATAACAATTTCGAAGAGATCGGACCTAAGGATGAGCTTATCGATGCAATCGCACAGTTGGATGACGAGGGCGACAGAATCATCGAGCTCAAGGACGAAGAGACAGGCGAAGTAACAAAGGCTGTTGTCGAGAGCACATTCCTTTTCAACGGCAGCACTTATGTTGTTTTGATCGTAGATACAGACGAGAAGGACGAAGACGGAGAGCTTATCTCTGCTTACGTCATCATGCGTTTCGTTGAAAAGGACGGCGAAGTCCTTTTAGAGAACCTCCCCGAGAAAGAGGAAGAAGTAATCTACGACTATTACGATAAGCTCTGCGATGAGCTTTACGGCGACGATGAAGAATCAGAAGACTAATAACAAGCCGGCGGGATTAAAGAAGAAGATCGCCCTTGAGAAGGACCGCAAGGCTAAGCTTGCGGGAGAGCACCTCAAAGAGAGCAGGGGCGATGAGCTTCTTGTAATGCGTGATCCTTATTCGAAGAAGGATTACTATATGTCGCGCATCGATGCTTTCACGCTTCAGAAGACCGAATATGTGGTCATGTATAACTATGTGCCCGATGACGGCAGCCACGCCAAGCCTGAGCTCGTTATCATGCGTACGGCTATAGGCGAGAACGGCGACAGAGTCTATTATTCGATCAAGGACCCTGATGAGCTCGAAAAGGCTTTCGTTTACTTCATGAGAAGGTATTACGGCTCACAGGCGCTTGAGTCCAGGGCAAAGAACGGAGTAGCTTCCGGAGACCAGAAATAAATATGAGTTTGGGAAAGAAAGTCCTGAGGAAATTAGGAGCAATCGGAAAAGCTTTGATCTGGCTGCTCTATTTCCTTTGCGCTGACGGCGCGATCTATTACGCTTTTGACCTTTTGGGCCTTGACCGCAAGATCTATAAAGGACTTTTCTCATTGTGCAGCTGCCTCGCGGTATTTGCCACCATGTTTGTAATAGCAAAGCTCCTTTCGATCAAGAAGGAGCCTTTGATAAAGATAAAAAAGCTCGATCCTGGCCAGTTTATCGCACTGATAGTAATAGCTCTGGGAATGCTCGGATTTGTAACTCTCTACATAATAGTTGCAGACAAGATCGCGGCATATCTCGAATCGCTCAAAGGTGTGATGGAAGAATATAGAGAGAGCGTAGACAGGTTCTCTGATACCCCGCAGATCGTGGTTCCGGCCTGGGACACTATCCTTTATGTCATTGCGCTTTCCTTTGTCGTTCCTCTTTCGGAGGAGATGACATTCAGAGGCGTCGTTTTCGGGCAGCTGAGAAGAGAATTCGGACCCTGGATTTCGGTATTTATCAGTGCCATCCTGTTTGGAATCCTGCACGGGATCTCAGTTCATATCGGATATGCGATCGTCTGCGGAATAATAATCGCAGCGAGCTACCACCTTACTGACAGCCTCATCGCACCTATACTGCTTCATGCGATATTTAATATTTTCGGATCGGGAATTCAGAATTTAATGCAGTTTGAAGCCTTTGGAATTCCGGATGAAGTCAGGATGGATTTCATGGTCGGATCCAATACCGTTTCGCTGATGATGATGCCTGTTGCAGTAGTTGCATTTGCTTATCTTGTAAGCGTTAAGAGGAAGAAGGAAAAAGCGGCTTTAAAACTTGAAGAAACAAGTGAGATTCAAGTAGAATTAACCGGAGAAAATAATGAATCTTCAGAAGCAGTTTCTGAGGTTCCGGAAGATAACACAGCAGAGGCTAAGGAATGAAGAAACACGGCCGTCCGATATTCGGAATAACCAAGAGAACGCGTTTTGCGGCGGCAATGGTCGTCGTTGCAGTCGTACTTGTTCTGGCCATCGTTGTCTTAGGATACGTCGGTGTATTCGGCTTGAGATCTGAGCTTTGTGAGGTTTCCGCAACTCCCGATAAGGCTGATGACACATATGGCGGCACAGGTATCAACTGTGACGTTATCCCCAATATAAATCTTGTAAGAGATGCATCTTTCGAGAGCTCGACACAGTATTCAAGTATGCTGGTGGCAGGCGCTTCCGAAAACAGTGTGTTCCTGACACCTGATGCAGTTGCTTCAGCAGGTTACG contains these protein-coding regions:
- a CDS encoding aspartyl-tRNA synthetase yields the protein MANQYRDRIISSLSEKDVGQELRVCGWIENIRDHGGVSFIDLRDMYGTLQVVMRDTSLLDGLVKEECISIQGKIEHRDEETYNPKIATGTIELEAHSVDVLGKVYSQLPFEIMTSKEIREDVRLKYRYLDLRNQKVKDNIIFRSNVIAFLRQKMTEMGFLEIQTPILTSSSPEGARDYIVPSRKWKGKFYALPQAPQQFKQLLMVSGFDKYFQIAPCFRDEDARADRSPGEFYQLDFEMSFATQEDVFRAGEEVLTATFEKFAPEGAVVTSAPYPVISYKQAMEEFGSDKPDLRNPLRIKDVTEFFSRCTFKAFHGKTVRAINVHAKLSKGQHEKMLKFAQDDLGMGGLGYLEVLEDMSYKGPIDKFIPDEMKAELKDLAGLQAGDTIFFIADNEARANECAGKIRNELGARLDLIEKNAFRFCFVNDFPMYEWDTETKKYIFTHNPFSMPQGGLEALNTKKPEEILAYQYDIVCNGIELSSGAVRNHDLEIMKKAFEIAGYSEEELKTKFGALYGAFQFGAPPHAGMAPGVDRMIMILRGEENIREVIAFPMNGNAQDLLCGAPGEVTEQQLRETHIKIRQ
- a CDS encoding threonylcarbamoyladenosine tRNA methylthiotransferase MtaB → MKVYFLTLGCRVNQYETDAARRLFLDNGHENADTPEEADVCIVNTCSVTGEADRKSSQMLRRMAKNNPNAVIVAMGCASELKNGDVAADIVIGTRDKNTVVSKVEEFLAARENKELNHITSHTRPEVSKTDTYHDFGTVLSPEGTRAFIKVEDGCNNFCTYCVIPYARGRVVSRSEESCIREAEYLVENGFKEIIVSGIHLCSYGKDQGRDITALLDLLKKIDAIPGLERLRLGSLEPKSMTPEFISGLKELKYLCPHFHLSLQSGSDTVLRRMNRKYTTSEYEDRVKALRAEFPDMSLTTDIITGFPEETEAEFEETIEYAKKLKFAKIHVFPYSVREGTKAADMPQIDMSIRKARAKRLIEVSSKLEAEFAASMIGKEAEILIEKIEDLDGRLTAEGYTANYIRAFLDVSGRDLKRGDIIRGVVTGSENETCTLSFS
- a CDS encoding putative Holliday junction resolvase, with translation MGKAAGRVMGIDFGTRHIGIAVSDELRVIAKGIETVNWNGEDPEWALNRICEIIKEMEVNAIVLGMPARTDGTRSATQDKAEEFGAELAKRCGIEPIYKDERFTTVLASRYLHESNIKAKKQKKVIDQVAAEIILQDYLNVL
- a CDS encoding membrane protease YdiL (CAAX protease family), which translates into the protein MSLGKKVLRKLGAIGKALIWLLYFLCADGAIYYAFDLLGLDRKIYKGLFSLCSCLAVFATMFVIAKLLSIKKEPLIKIKKLDPGQFIALIVIALGMLGFVTLYIIVADKIAAYLESLKGVMEEYRESVDRFSDTPQIVVPAWDTILYVIALSFVVPLSEEMTFRGVVFGQLRREFGPWISVFISAILFGILHGISVHIGYAIVCGIIIAASYHLTDSLIAPILLHAIFNIFGSGIQNLMQFEAFGIPDEVRMDFMVGSNTVSLMMMPVAVVAFAYLVSVKRKKEKAALKLEETSEIQVELTGENNESSEAVSEVPEDNTAEAKE